From a region of the Tachypleus tridentatus isolate NWPU-2018 chromosome 1, ASM421037v1, whole genome shotgun sequence genome:
- the LOC143253244 gene encoding DENN domain-containing protein 10-like: MEISCDLVAVGLIERDTNNDILWTWSYPSIAYKKRNLLIQKCGLEGEPRSGGPVPPVTFRYCHHHRAWYYIYTTEVFDTDKLPKVRQFALVLQTLEFNPEKYVNLSKILSKIYCKTGDPTAILNLYLSVIIRGSCTTEENGTFLSKEFDQKAAFAASPIRNVITTFGLESILIYTALILKKRIIVYHHQLDALLSFMRTLPALVWHRQNWNILYPYMELSESECAELTSLQTYAAGFIDAGVETHTDLYDVFVNLAATEITIASHAKEAFGMSKTHKDIAMFMVRQAENTELSNQDIVREISLKTMELLNNLKSLSSEEVDGHPMVTLESLKEHKLAASLENFLWNLAVAEGFIPMYLQNVKPTNHNMLA; the protein is encoded by the exons ATGGAGATCTCTTGTGATTTGGTAGCTGTTGGGCTAATAG AAAGAGATACAAACAATGATATTCTTTGGACATGGTCATACCCATCCATAGCTTATAAAAAGAGAAATTTACTGATCCAGAAATGTGGTTTAGAGGGTGAACCAAGATCTGGTGGACCTGTTCCTCCAGTTACTTTTCGTTACTGTCATCATCATCGAGCATGGTACTACATTTACACAACAGAAGTTTTCGATACTGATAAACTTCCAAAG GTAAGACAGTTTGCATTAGTCCTACAAACACTTGAGTTCAATCCTGAGAAGTATGTGAATTTATCAAAAATCCTGAGTAAAATATATTGCAAGACAGGAGACCCAACTGCTATTCTTAACCTGTATCTTTCTGTCATAATCAGAGGTTCTTGCACCACAGAAGAAAATGGAACTTTTCTGTCTAAGGAGTTTGATCAGAAAGCTGCTTTTGCAGCATCTCCAATTAGAA aTGTCATCACTACCTTTGGTTTGGAGAGCATCTTGATTTATACAGCGTTAATACTGAAGAAGCGTATCATTGTTTACCATCATCAGCTAGATGCATTACTTTCATTTATGAG AACTTTACCAGCCTTAGTGTGGCATAGACAAAACTGGAATATTCTTTATCCCTACATGGAACTGAGTGAGAGTGAATGTGCTGAACTAACCAGTCTACAGACTTATGCTGCAGGGTTCATAGATGCTGGTGTGGAAACACATACAGATTTGTATGATGTTTTTGTTAATCTTGCTGCTACTGAAATCACAATTGCTTCACATGCAAAAG AGGCGTTCGGAATGAGCAAAACTCATAAAGATATTGCTATGTTTATGGTAAGACAAGCAGAAAATACAGAACTTTCGAACCAAGACATTGTTCGA GAAATTTCTTTGAAAACGATGGAACTCCTAAACAATCTGAAGTCATTGTCTTCAGAAGAGGTAGATGGTCATCCGATGGTGACCTTAGAAAGTCTGAAGGAGCATAAGCTTGCTGCTTCTCTAGAAAACTTTTTATGGAACCTGGCAGTGGCAGAAGGCTTT ATACCCATGTATCTTCAGAATGTGaaaccaaccaatcataacatgctagcatga